The following proteins are encoded in a genomic region of Tenebrio molitor chromosome 7, icTenMoli1.1, whole genome shotgun sequence:
- the nocte gene encoding protein PRRC2C isoform X3 has protein sequence MSTLPGLASKGEKSKQKFQSLDINSLYRVSRGENLEKQQQKSTFTYKHGMQSLGKVPNARRAPANLPSLKSEHSGTDASVPLVPPGGPGWGKQESTSSTSTTSSSTTTTTTASTPNNQPSPQLSSHQAAIALPVTTTIPPPNKHVTPSATPATTDKSWSAVMSGPDPTHPPLYQSPQFQHEFPSLSVGDGGPTRTGSDAQYTPGLSLRPQTEGSWIQGGSRPGVEGPPRSSSVPLGAPPQLAAQVGLPQQPLPPQFRAVMPTFMYKGSFNTGGTGAPNQTPSPMNGRNRPENRPPQRMVDPDEITPRPIIKEEELSRMDEIDKDMGWTCHDDIDYNQKLAFSDDESTSEKNSKKDIKITTSTTQQQKEHEKPESHSNESQSRNWASNLNTVNRQRSSEEELWKQRRQHNKDLELTVQRAKQRKEEEEKRFNEATKQGAAKKLMELEEKMSKRNREEEGVGTINPSVVPPKPIIPADIPLPDFQREKDRDRDSRSRTPNEVGSEDKTSSSSSNRESSFRQLTQIEGKNFAPRKHVKGAERDRDVREQNGPSFSRQFQSQLPPRFQKQRNNPSSNMQGPIHFAHGFDNRWVQGGQNLSKRHDSPDRDLDDDRRDYKRQSSEDSHRSSHRSQSDLSHKSSDNRFGDDTHDYRHQEYDYSRKNRDDDKWQKENDKKKHDHGGDDWHSDRRDKYREDKDRHERPQRPDSRDSRASRESRQSRDSARDSEPRDHIGSWAESVFEPTYEEKRRDHIREDRRQVPGPITKERIEADDMRNEKRGLTQLKRGQMPEKKMLEKKDEKIHEETTIENKIQDQAQDSSTKAWADAVSPNTIDPENPKFMEAFEKTKSSSSIEALKQENESKKSDKSDSEFKDKDDKRGNRNRNYPQSKGWGGNEYHRSSWPKRQSSRGLRSGGSQRIAGDFHCTDSEGSMDEVNVEGTIQKSPKTAKKSEKDDKNKEIKQHEKTGTLERNKDKQESGKRENYVPRGEPSRHGRGGGNFRSRGGLSKRIDGYGPPPSKSPFGHHEDKEKKLSSDENSGEATISEDKAKQNQQALSAGIIGSARKESGLKSDEKSKSRKPDSRRGKSKTKNEGGKRDDENLDSNSDNSDDKEGKSARKMQQNKLNAQTRGPLSLNQPRRSNAPPRMSGDKKPYPSRSENPIPRQNSSGALRSQSAIKKDEKTTDSNSLCNAIADISLKNKAETEPEDGDEKVSLQGDSDGFQEVKSKKTGKERQKTSDEKPIKPPSKTDKDTVKPDRKLKSTTSSVQLTQQQISNIPPLMATPVNPPPVLPQTNKNQFERPRQSKLAPRFAKQRENNRLQKAQMQQQQNICDVNDMNKVNQNMNVYGMKDPSSVVAPLANAWDKSLGTQLRNMDSESVLGVAGDGCKGMDHVQATSQSNSPNNDKIIGKNSQLQDKAILDGATPPVNTIIFENTNFKSAPGSRNSRSDKPRSKLEEGIDGPVVSGFNKPIADLLCKNDKQTESIQIPLSFKEDNTDIKLDFFDSELSHLTEEKSSKNLCMPRSMHAITTGNNTISTADALNFKIQSVKKMWETPSDHNVGQEDSNPSFSSSFVSDPNTLDPNAFGKGNDTPDDNHEGYSPSPNQVASNSTTNVCKVKPTQQVSGGGGQAVLNSTSHQQHSGIMGPSLMGNPLSPPPLQPVIGTGVNLGQPPQQYTANQHISYQASLGGSNQYGISAIPSPPTVMYNSTQQIQQTGLYGPFQIDQAGVLGGQGRSQYSQYPNHYSLGQTASSPYSTQSVYLQTQPHPPPAAQAPPDLYQNISNYRLSATGPFGQNQQLNNPTTVLISSTSNSLMSASVKPSSQQISAIGTKAGGVGQAYQQQSQQSQQVYMAYEPALQANYLPSAAGVMQRGPTGPVQNNVVPALQPSSSYYSGSTGQTGYFQQPGSSTIQSAQLQQHQAGYGLQGNVFGTHNQSHTNAGLQSFNSHFLSTPMQLAAAINAQQQFRSGLPAQYMKGVSSQQIGDQTGRSQQLKSPGSQEVLSSVFNSGSQISSPKLRQNCKQPPPQPSPTAQHKYNLYQGVGNQQSGNMQRYPPPIQRPVNFQQNLGSVQQNSNAVNQKHRANNASNKAPSRQYYQNNSISSQNEKIDDGKLNDNSLTNSNSNNVNSSVASKTVIGTSSSATVNASSDITKDTINIEETTTLKD, from the exons ATGTCTACTTTGCCAGGTCTGGCCTCCAAGGGGgagaaatcaaaacaaaagttTCAATCGTTAGACATAAATAGTTTGTATAGAGTAAGCAGG ggtgaaaatttagaaaaacaacaGCAAAAAAGCACATTTACTTACAAACATGGCATGCAAAGTTTGGGAAAGGTGCCCAATGCACGTAGGGCGCCAGCGAATTTACCTTCTTTGAAATCGGAACATAGCGGAACTGACGCATCTGTACCTTTAGTACCACCAGGCGGACCAGGATGGGGAAAACAAGAATCAACATCTTCAACTTCCACCACTTCCTCCTCAACG ACAACAACTACAACAGCTTCAACTCCAAACAATCAACCTTCCCCACAATTGAGTTCTCATCAAGCTGCAATTGCCCTTCCGGTGACCACAACAATACCTCCACCGAACAAACATGTAACACCTTCTGCTACGCCTGCTACCACAGACAAGTCATGGAGTGCCGTAATGAGCGGTCCGGATCCCACACATCCTCCACTGTATCAGAGTCCACAATTCCAGCACGAGTTCCCCAGCTTGTCCGTTGGAGATGGAGGCCCCACACGTACTGGTTCCGATGCTCAGTACACGCCAGGGCTAAGTCTGCGTCCTCAAACCGAGGGCTCCTGGATACAGGGTGGGTCTCGACCAGGCGTCGAAGGTCCCCCAAGGAGCAGCTCGGTCCCCTTGGGTGCCCCACCACAGCTAGCGGCCCAGGTCGGCCTGCCTCAGCAACCGCTACCCCCGCAATTTCGTGCGGTCATGCCAACTTTT ATGTACAAAGGTAGCTTCAATACAGGTGGAACTGGTGCTCCAAATCAAACTCCTTCTCCGATGAACGGACGGAATCGTCCGGAGAATCGACCACCACAGCGAATGGTGGATCCTGACGAAATTACCCCAAGACCTATAATTAAAGAAGAAGAATTGAGTCGTATGGATGAAATTGACAAAGATATGGGATGGACCTGTCACGACGATATTGATTACAA CCAAAAATTGGCATTCAGTGATGACGAATCGACTTCAGAGAAAAACTCAAAGAAAGACATTAAAATTACCACCTCAACCACTCAGCAACAAAAGGAACACGAAAAACCCGAGTCCCATTCGAACGAATCTCAATCCCGCAATTGGGCGAGCAATTTGAATACTGTCAATAGACAGAGGTCTTCAGAAGAGGAATTATGGAAACAACGCCGCCAACACAACAAGGATCTAGAGCTGACAGTGCAAAGGGCTAAACAACGCAAAGAGGAAGAAGAAAAGCGATTTAATGAGGCAACCAAACAGGGAGCCGCCAAGAAACTGATGGAATTAGAAGAAAAGATGAGCAAGCGTAATCGCGAAGAAGAAGGTGTTGGAACGATAAATCCTTCGGTGGTGCCACCGAAACCCATCATTCCTGCTGATATTCCTCTCCCGGATTTTCAGAGAGAAAAGGACCGGGATCGCGACAGCAGATCGCGCACGCCGAACGAAGTCGGTAGCGAAGACAAAACTTCTAGCTCGTCGTCGAATCGCGAAAGTTCGTTCAGACAATTGACACAAATTGAAGGAAAGAATTTTGCACCTCGGAAGCACGTCAAAGGTGCCGAAAGAGATCGCGACGTTCGTGAACAGAACGGTCCGAGTTTTTCAAGGCAATTCCAAAGTCAGTTGCCTCCGAGGTTCCAGAAACAAAGGAACAATCCTAGTTCAAACATGCAAGGTCCGATACATTTCGCTCACGGTTTTGATAATCGATGGGTCCAAGGAGGACAAAACTTGTCTAAACGGCATGACAGTCCAGATCGAGATTTGGACGACGATCGCAGGGACTACAAGAGACAGAGTTCGGAAGACAGTCACAGGAGCTCGCATCGGTCACAGTCCGATTTGTCTCATAAATCGTCGGATAACCGTTTCGGCGACGACACGCACGATTACAGGCACCAAGAATACGATTATAGCAGGAAAAACAGAGATGATGATAAATGGCAGAAAGAAAACGACAAGAAGAAACATGATCATGGCGGTGATGACTGGCACAGCGACAGGCGAGATAAATATCGCGAGGATAAAGATCGGCATGAAAGACCTCAGAGACCGGATAGCCGTGATTCGAGAGCATCTCGCGAATCTCGTCAATCGAGAGATTCAGCTCGGGATTCGGAACCTAGAGATCATATCGGATCGTGGGCCGAGTCGGTATTTGAACCAACGTACGAAGAGAAGCGAAGGGATCACATTAGGGAAGACAGACGTCAAGTACCAGGTCCTATTACAAAGGAGAGGATAGAAGCCGACGATATGAGGAACGAAAAACGAGGTTTAACCCAGTTGAAGCGAGGTCAAATGCCCGAGAAGAAAATGTTGGAAAAGAAGGATGAAAAGATACATGAAGAGACGACAATTGAGAATAAAATTCAGGATCAAGCCCAGGATTCTAGCACTAAAGCGTGGGCAGATGCCGTTTCGCCCAACACGATAGATCCAGAAAATCCCAAGTTCATGGAagcttttgaaaaaacaaagagcAGCTCAAGTATCGAAGCattgaaacaagaaaatgaatcaaaaaaatcggacaaATCAGATTCCGAATTTAAAGATAAAGATGACAAGCGTGGTAATAGGAACAGAAATTATCCTCAGTCTAAAGGTTGGGGTGGAAACGAGTATCATCGTTCCAGTTGGCCTAAAAGGCAGTCAAGTCGAGGATTACGTTCAGGAGGTTCTCAGCGAATCGCCGGCGATTTCCACTGTACAGACTCTGAAGGTTCAATGGATGAAGTGAATGTAGAAGGTACTATACAGAAAAGTCCTAAAACGGCGAAAAAATCAGAGAAGGACgataaaaacaaagaaataaaacagcACGAGAAAACGGGAACGTTGGAACGAAACAAGGACAAACAGGAAAGCGGCAAGCGTGAAAATTACGTGCCCAGAGGTGAACCTTCAAGACATGGCCGAGGCGGTGGTAATTTCCGCAGCAGAGGTGGATTAAGCAAAAGAATAGACGGTTATGGGCCGCCACCTTCCAAAAGTCCGTTTGGTCATCACGAAGATAAAGAAAAGAAACTGTCGAGTGATGAAAATTCGGGTGAAGCCACGATAAGCGAAGACAAAGCTAAACAAAATCAACAGGCATTGTCTGCTGGAATTATCGGCAGTGCTCGTAAAGAATCAGGTCTGAAATCTGATGAAAAATCGAAAAGCAGAAAGCCGGACAGTAGGAGAGGCAAATCGAAAACTAAAAATGAGGGCGGAAAAAGAGACGacgaaaatttagattctAATTCGGATAATTCCGACGACAAGGAAGGTAAGAGCGCGAGAAAAATGCAACAGAACAAGTTAAATGCACAAACGAGAGGTCCGTTGAGTTTGAACCAACCGCGACGAAGTAACGCTCCTCCGCGAATGAGTGGTGACAAAAAACCGTACCCTTCTAGAAGTGAAAATCCCATTCCCAGGCAAAATTCTAGCGGGGCTTTACGTTCTCAAAgtgcaataaaaaaagatgaaaaaactACGGATTCGAACAGTTTATGTAACGCCATCGCCGATATttctctaaaaaataaagcgGAAACTGAACCGGAGGACGGTGACGAGAAAGTTTCGCTCCAAGGTGATTCTGACGGTTTTCAAGAAGTTAAAAGTAAGAAAACTGGAAAAGAACGCCAGAAGACCTCGGACGAAAAACCGATCAAGCCACCATCCAAAACCGACAAGGATACCGTGAAACCGGATCGAAAATTGAAGAGCACCACGTCGAGTGTTCAGCTAACGCAACAACAAATCTCAAACATTCCCCCCTTGATGGCAACCCCCGTAAATCCACCGCCGGTTTTACCCCAAACGAACAAAAATCAGTTTGAACGGCCGCGTCAAAGCAAGTTAGCTCCGAGATTTGCTAAACAGCGTGAAAATAACAGACTGCAAAAAGCGCAAATGCAACAgcaacaaaatatttgtgatGTGAACGACATGAACAAAGTGAATCAAAATATGAACGTTTACGGTATGAAGGATCCGTCTAGTGTGGTGGCGCCGCTTGCGAATGCTTGGGATAAATCGTTAGGGACTCAATTGAGGAATATGGATTCGGAAAGTGTGTTGGGAGTTGCTGGGGATGGTTGCAAGGGCATGGATCACGTGCAAGCGACCAGTCAGAGCAACAGCCCCAATAACGACAAG ATTATCGGCAAGAACAGCCAATTACAGGACAAAGCAATTCTGGATGGTGCCACACCTCCCGTCAATAccatcatttttgaaaatactaATTTTAAGTCTGCTCCTGGTTCTCGAAATTCAAGATCGGACAAACCTCGATCTAAACTGGAAGAAGGCATTGACGGTCCGGTAGTGTCGGGTTTTAACAAGCCCATAGCAGATCTGCTTTGTAAGAACGACAAGCAAACCGAATCGATACAGATACCTCTTTCTTTCAAAGAGGACAATACAGAtataaaattagatttttttgattcTGAACTTTCTCACTTGACGGAAGAGAAgagttcaaaaaatttgtgtatGCCGCGTTCGATGCACGCCATCACAACCGGTAATAACACAATTTCAACTGCCGAcgcattaaatttcaaaattcaatcgGTGAAGAAAATGTGGGAAACGCCGTCAGACCACAACGTTGGTCAAGAAGATAGCAACCCTAGTTTTTCAAGCTCGTTCGTATCTGATCCTAACACTTTGGATCCCAACGCTTTCGGTAAAGGGAACGATACTCCCGACGATAATCACGAAGGTTATAGTCCTTCACCGAACCAAGTAGCTTCAAACAGCACGACAAATGTATGTAAG GTGAAACCGACTCAACAGGTGTCGGGTGGAGGTGGTCAAGCTGTTTTGAATTCGACCAGCCATCAGCAACATTCTGGCATAATGGGTCCGAGCTTGATGGGAAATCCGTTGTCGCCGCCCCCTCTGCAGCCAGTGATCGGAACTGGAGTCAATTTGGGCCAACCGCCGCAACAGTATACGGCCAATCAACACATCAGCTATCAA GCGAGTCTCGGTGGAAGCAACCAATATGGCATATCCGCCATTCCGTCCCCCCCAACCGTCATGTACAATTCGACGCAACAGATACAGCAGACGGGTCTGTACGGACCATTCCAGATCGACCAAGCTGGAGTGTTGGGTGGTCAAGGACGATCCCAATATTCCCAGTATCCCAATCATTACAGTTTGGGTCAGACGGCCTCTAGTCCTTATTCCACGCAATCGGTTTATTTGCAGACCCAACCCCACCCCCCTCCCGCGGCGCAAGCACCGCCAGATCTTTACCAAAATATCAGTAATTATAGACTGTCTGCGACCGGACCTTTCGGACAAAATCAACAGTTAAATAATCCCACCACCGTGCTCATATCATCCACTTCCAACTCGTTGATGTCCGCATCGGTCAAACCCAGCAGCCAGCAGATCAGCGCTATTG GTACCAAGGCTGGTGGCGTTGGGCAGGCCTACCAACAACAATCTCAGCAGAGCCAGCAGGTATACATGGCGTATGAGCCCGCGCTCCAAGCAAACTATTTGCCTAGTGCGGCGGGCGTGATGCAGAGAGGACCCACTGGTCCTGTACAGAACAACGTGGTTCCAGCTCTTCAACCATCTTCATCGTACTATTCAGGATCGACAG GTCAGACAGGGTATTTCCAACAGCCTGGAAGTTCTACTATTCAGTCTGCTCAGTTACAGCAACATCAAGCTGGATACGGACTTCAGGGAAACGTCTTTGGTACCCACAATCAATCTCATACTAACGCCGGATTGCAGAGTTTcaattcacattttttatcGACACCGATGCAGTTGGCTGCGGCAATAAATGCACAACAACAATTTCGATCCGGCCTTCCGGCGCAGTACATGAAAGGCGTCAGCAGCCAACAAATCGGTGATCAAACCGGAAGATCGCAACAGCTTAAGAGTCCCGGCAGTCAAGAGGTGCTGTCGTCGGTCTTCAATTCGG GTTCTCAGATTTCGTCACCAAAACTGAGACAAAACTGTAAACAACCTCCCCCGCAACCCAGCCCTACAGCGCAGCACAAGTATAATTTATACCAAGGGGTGGGAAATCAGCAGTCCGGAAAT atGCAGAGGTACCCACCTCCAATACAGAGACCTGtgaattttcaacaaaaccTAGGATCAGTCCAACAGAACAGCAACGCTGTCAACCAAAAGCATCGTGCTAATAATGCTAGTAATAAAGCACCTTCCCGACAATATTATCAGA ATAATTCTATTTCATCCCAAAACGAAAAGATTGACGACGGTAAACTTAATGATAATTCTTTGACTAATAGCAATTCCAACAATGTTAACTCATCTGTCGCTAGTAAAACCGTAATTGGGACGAGTTCCTCGGCCACGGTAAATGCGTCTTCGGATATCACGAAGGACACTATTAACATAGAAGAAACTACAACTTTGAAGGACTAA